One window of the Candidatus Zixiibacteriota bacterium genome contains the following:
- a CDS encoding Non-canonical purine NTP pyrophosphatase — MQLVLATRNKDKIKEIKHLLEDLPITILIFSDFLDFPDIEETGETLEENAILKARGIAEVTGFSALADDSGLEVDHLDGAPGVYSSRFAGPGCTYDDNNRKLLRALQGISESGRTAHFRTVIAVAWDASNVETVEGRVDGVITKEKFGRSGFGYDPVFYYPPSGKTFAEMTLPEKNAVSHRGKALLEARKLLIARLNSSKNLDFDG; from the coding sequence ATGCAATTAGTGCTTGCAACCAGAAATAAAGATAAAATTAAAGAGATAAAGCATCTCCTTGAGGATCTCCCGATTACAATTCTCATTTTCAGCGATTTTCTCGATTTTCCGGATATTGAAGAGACCGGTGAAACGCTTGAAGAAAACGCCATATTGAAAGCCAGAGGAATTGCGGAGGTCACCGGATTTTCCGCGCTGGCCGATGATTCCGGCCTGGAAGTCGACCACCTCGACGGGGCGCCGGGGGTATATTCGTCGCGCTTCGCCGGTCCGGGATGTACTTACGATGATAATAACAGGAAACTGCTCCGGGCACTGCAGGGAATTTCTGAAAGCGGAAGGACCGCCCACTTTCGGACTGTTATCGCTGTCGCCTGGGACGCGTCAAATGTGGAAACCGTCGAGGGCCGAGTCGATGGCGTTATCACGAAAGAGAAATTCGGCCGATCCGGTTTCGGCTACGATCCGGTCTTCTATTACCCACCGTCCGGAAAGACATTCGCCGAAATGACCTTGCCGGAGAAGAACGCGGTGTCTCATAGGGGAAAGGCCCTGCTGGAGGCGAGAAAATTGCTGATTGCGCGCCTGAATTCATCCAAAAATCTGGACTTTGACGGATAA
- a CDS encoding conserved membrane hypothetical protein (Evidence 4 : Unknown function but conserved in other organisms), with the protein MKNFLKYHLPAIIFGILIFSLSSISHLNLPRIRSVQVDKILHFTEYAIFSALVFRSFSHFPRPLTIKGAMISTFLVMAAFASGDEIYQGFIPGRHRDWSDLAADLVGAILVLTLLAWRRRVQTLRNAG; encoded by the coding sequence ATGAAAAATTTTCTGAAATATCACTTGCCGGCAATAATTTTCGGGATTCTGATTTTCAGTCTTTCGTCTATTTCGCATTTAAATCTTCCGCGGATACGGTCGGTTCAGGTCGATAAGATTCTTCATTTTACCGAATATGCAATTTTCAGTGCTCTGGTATTTCGCTCTTTCTCCCATTTCCCGCGTCCATTGACAATCAAGGGGGCGATGATATCCACTTTCCTGGTAATGGCGGCATTTGCCAGCGGTGATGAAATATACCAGGGTTTTATTCCCGGCCGTCACCGCGATTGGTCCGATCTGGCGGCTGACTTAGTTGGTGCAATTCTGGTACTGACACTTCTGGCCTGGCGTCGTCGCGTTCAAACCCTCCGCAATGCAGGCTAA
- a CDS encoding putative Uncharacterized N-acetyltransferase p20 (Evidence 3 : Putative function from multiple computational evidences) produces the protein MARKEDLSNYPTPPTLVGEKVYLRTMEAEDYAVTYLWHLQTEPQSQTSHQAVIVTPKEYVEAVKKREKKPTERDFAIVCKEDDRIVGKIRFFGLNMLNRSAELGYIVDPAEHKKGYGKEGLILLIRYLFNNLDLNKVYAQTAVFNIASVNLLKSLDFKLEGTLRQHHYYRGTLQDDLLFSLLRFECGFLGDI, from the coding sequence ATGGCCAGGAAAGAGGATCTGTCAAATTACCCGACCCCTCCCACCCTGGTGGGAGAAAAGGTCTATTTGAGGACAATGGAAGCAGAAGACTATGCCGTAACCTATCTATGGCATCTTCAAACTGAGCCGCAATCGCAGACCAGTCATCAGGCGGTTATTGTAACCCCGAAAGAATATGTGGAAGCGGTCAAAAAAAGAGAGAAAAAGCCGACCGAAAGGGATTTCGCAATAGTATGCAAGGAAGACGACCGAATTGTCGGTAAGATCAGATTTTTTGGCCTCAACATGCTTAATCGGTCCGCCGAACTTGGTTATATCGTTGATCCAGCGGAACATAAGAAAGGCTACGGTAAAGAGGGATTGATCTTGTTGATCCGTTATCTTTTCAATAATCTTGATTTGAACAAGGTTTACGCCCAAACAGCGGTTTTCAACATTGCTTCGGTAAATCTTCTTAAAAGTCTGGACTTCAAACTGGAGGGCACCTTGCGGCAGCATCATTATTATCGGGGAACCCTTCAAGACGATCTTCTCTTTTCACTGCTTCGTTTCGAGTGCGGCTTTTTGGGCGATATTTGA
- a CDS encoding 4Fe-4S cluster binding protein (fragment): MNYRFVVDPSLCTGCRTCELACAFSHSKNLKPGKSRIYPLAHAKDKYVPVTCLQCNDAACVKSCFFDALKRNEDTGAIELNMDRCVKCRACVAACPFGCALIDDIHDEVVKCDLCKGDPACAHFCPTKALRYTRLPI, encoded by the coding sequence GCTTTGTACCGGTTGCCGCACCTGTGAACTGGCCTGCGCCTTCAGTCACTCCAAAAATCTGAAACCGGGTAAAAGCCGGATATATCCTCTGGCCCATGCCAAAGACAAATATGTCCCGGTGACCTGCCTGCAATGTAATGATGCCGCCTGTGTTAAGTCCTGTTTTTTCGATGCTCTTAAGCGTAATGAAGACACCGGCGCGATTGAATTGAACATGGACCGCTGCGTCAAGTGCCGGGCCTGTGTAGCGGCCTGTCCCTTCGGATGCGCATTGATCGATGACATTCATGATGAAGTTGTCAAATGCGATCTCTGCAAAGGGGATCCGGCCTGCGCTCATTTCTGCCCGACTAAGGCCCTCCGTTACACTCGTCTGCCGATCTAG
- a CDS encoding hypothetical protein (Evidence 5 : Unknown function): MKQKVFLVLLSLFILSIGIEGYGMTIRADITGPGVWAGGTKIQPNADFTVNVYSNNTDTIPFSINRSTWSTPFAFTGNVPVQYQGDTMFAHVTTTQFAGFWDLFRITYVESWDGVLPDLFNVTGAAMNQGYPPALGEIRDFSWTFRTSATSGQFCIEQGTPSDPTYDWLFDDPVPTFTKTCWTVEDSTSPPNQPPVLNSIGPKSVGEASALNFGVSASDTDGDAITLSAAPLPNHATFTDNHNGTGSFSFSPDYTQAGSYQVLFVASDGTLADSELVTITVTNTDRSPVLAAIGPKTVAEAANLHFGVSGTDPDGDPLSFTAAPLPANATFADNHNNTGTFDFNPNYDQAGSYPVLFIVSDGTLADSEMVTITVTNVDRPPVLNPIGNKTVNEGATLAFDVTATDPDGDPPGLGSTFLPPHATFVDFGDGTGHFEFMPDTSQAGLYNVTFYANDGFYIDSETITITVLNVEAAGTLVSSKAMIDTTLTEGDNHIDTILITEQGGANIEFWTHSSSDWLIIDTMQFSPLITPDTIWIYPMGGLAPGVYIDTVEVMAANVTNSPLKIPVQITIVPVPPVLLVSPSSLNVSVAPPDTVAYRSLWVRESHGQTIQFMARNFQSWLVANAAGPFTTPESLLYRFDVKGLAPGDYFDTISFYGYPDSLMRFPAVAQVKLTVLPDTVPNRIAVEPYFIPYHIHPGDTIPDTSIMVFEQRGHNIPFRLGFSGIIAEPDTAAVTPLVTPKSIPVKIKAEGLTPGLHLDTIFVYSDSAANSPRTTIISLMVDTSCFERTYVADPASFNVTLMQGEIRYDTINISEAHGCAAPFYLESNCTWLITQCPWGYPNVQLTPVSMPVTIDASGLNPGIYVDSIFVMEDMGEVGIRRLAVPVILHVTSGPDTDDSAWVATVPAIPGNSVVVPVYFKNVQPLSSILVPLKWSSSLITMDSITFGGTRVNYVDTKVGSFDNNLRECNILVSPFLTPAIPAGRGLLAKLHFTVTDSIISTFVSIDSSKTVQFTDSSSILNPTFIPGGVVIGIDSGYVCGRVIDTAGNEIEGATVELWSQFPGGSLMSSHLTDINGQFACHSSGIYPFDAYAYKEGYYPGILRNIEYGQIGFDIVLTPVPPVTPTPEWVNFYCDNNYYNGVPLPVGSVVDAYAPNGSHCGTYFVSMPGSYGFMPVYRDDPYTIEADGAEPGDTISFFINGYPAAANGPRIWTEKGASFQVCLDIFPVQTKTIALKQGWNLISWNVDTPNDDIQELFKSISGCVEVIMGFEQGGFTYDPSLPDFSTLWNADHFHGYWVKMDCDTVLEVTGTPVAATTPIHLETGWNLVSYLPDVADSTPFALNSVMENLIVALGFDGVAQTYDPQLPAYSTLTMMRPGFGYWLKVSNSDLLIYPGVGPKVIFPQMLAKADRAISENRISLSKVWMNLYSYQLKLDNKALPQGATVTAVSRDGRVIGAATVGRAGKFGFMPVYGDDPSTAEKEGPAKGETFAIMVDGMATGESITWTENGARQELVNLTAKNGEPLLPTGFALGQNYPNPFNPATTISFSLPSAAQATLEVFNILGKKVATVFDGMAQAGQNQVVWNGTGFDGQPVASGIYFYRLKTAGFEQTRKMVLMK, from the coding sequence ATGAAACAAAAGGTATTTTTGGTACTTCTGTCCCTGTTTATTTTGTCTATTGGGATAGAGGGCTATGGCATGACCATCCGCGCCGATATAACCGGCCCGGGGGTATGGGCGGGGGGGACAAAAATACAGCCCAACGCCGACTTCACCGTTAACGTTTATTCGAACAATACTGATACAATACCGTTTTCGATCAATCGTTCGACGTGGTCGACGCCCTTTGCTTTTACCGGCAATGTGCCGGTGCAATATCAGGGCGACACGATGTTTGCGCATGTCACAACGACGCAGTTTGCCGGATTCTGGGATTTATTCAGAATCACATATGTGGAAAGTTGGGACGGCGTACTTCCTGATCTATTTAATGTGACCGGAGCGGCTATGAATCAGGGTTATCCGCCGGCGCTCGGGGAAATTAGAGATTTCTCCTGGACCTTCAGAACTTCCGCCACTTCAGGTCAATTCTGTATTGAGCAAGGGACCCCTTCGGACCCGACGTATGACTGGCTATTTGATGATCCCGTTCCGACTTTCACAAAGACTTGCTGGACAGTGGAAGATTCCACTTCGCCACCTAACCAGCCGCCGGTTCTTAACAGTATCGGACCCAAAAGTGTTGGCGAAGCATCTGCCCTGAATTTTGGCGTTTCAGCGAGCGATACTGATGGCGATGCCATCACCCTGAGCGCCGCCCCGCTTCCGAATCATGCAACCTTCACGGATAATCATAACGGAACCGGCTCTTTCAGTTTTTCTCCCGATTATACTCAGGCGGGGAGCTACCAGGTCCTTTTTGTCGCCAGTGACGGGACTCTGGCTGATTCCGAACTGGTAACGATAACGGTAACCAATACTGATCGTTCGCCGGTGCTGGCCGCAATCGGTCCCAAGACCGTCGCGGAAGCCGCCAACCTTCATTTCGGGGTCTCCGGCACCGATCCCGACGGCGATCCGCTTTCTTTCACGGCCGCGCCTCTTCCGGCCAATGCCACTTTTGCGGATAATCATAATAATACCGGGACATTCGACTTCAATCCCAACTATGATCAAGCCGGGAGTTATCCAGTTCTCTTTATTGTAAGCGACGGCACCCTGGCCGATTCGGAAATGGTCACCATAACGGTCACCAACGTCGATCGTCCGCCGGTCTTAAATCCGATTGGTAATAAAACTGTCAATGAAGGTGCTACTCTCGCCTTTGATGTTACAGCGACCGACCCTGATGGGGACCCGCCGGGTCTGGGTTCAACCTTTCTTCCGCCCCACGCCACATTTGTCGATTTTGGCGACGGCACCGGGCATTTTGAATTCATGCCCGACACCTCTCAGGCGGGGCTTTATAATGTGACTTTTTATGCCAATGACGGCTTCTATATCGATAGCGAAACCATAACCATAACGGTGCTGAATGTCGAGGCGGCCGGGACCCTGGTATCGTCAAAAGCGATGATTGATACCACTCTGACCGAGGGTGACAATCATATCGATACTATTTTAATAACCGAGCAGGGCGGGGCCAATATCGAATTTTGGACACACAGTTCCTCGGATTGGCTGATAATCGACACGATGCAGTTTTCGCCGCTTATTACCCCCGACACTATTTGGATTTACCCCATGGGCGGATTGGCTCCGGGAGTCTATATTGATACGGTCGAAGTGATGGCGGCCAACGTGACGAACTCGCCGCTGAAAATTCCGGTGCAGATCACGATTGTGCCGGTGCCTCCGGTTTTGCTCGTATCGCCGTCGAGTCTGAATGTGTCGGTTGCGCCGCCGGATACGGTTGCCTATCGCAGTTTGTGGGTCCGTGAATCACACGGTCAAACAATTCAATTTATGGCGCGCAATTTTCAATCGTGGCTGGTGGCCAACGCGGCTGGCCCCTTTACCACGCCGGAATCATTACTATATCGCTTCGATGTAAAGGGCCTGGCTCCGGGCGACTATTTTGACACCATTTCATTCTATGGATATCCTGATTCCTTGATGAGATTTCCGGCGGTAGCGCAGGTCAAGTTGACAGTTTTGCCGGATACGGTTCCCAACCGGATTGCCGTGGAACCTTACTTTATTCCATATCATATTCATCCTGGAGATACGATTCCCGATACCAGCATCATGGTGTTCGAGCAGCGGGGGCATAATATACCGTTCCGACTCGGCTTTTCGGGTATCATCGCCGAACCCGATACCGCCGCCGTCACTCCGCTGGTTACGCCCAAATCAATACCGGTGAAGATAAAGGCGGAGGGCTTAACACCGGGATTGCATCTCGATACGATTTTTGTCTATTCCGATTCGGCGGCAAATTCACCGCGAACCACGATCATTTCATTGATGGTCGATACATCTTGCTTCGAACGTACTTACGTTGCCGATCCGGCCTCATTCAATGTTACTTTGATGCAGGGCGAAATCAGGTATGATACTATCAACATATCGGAAGCCCACGGGTGTGCCGCCCCGTTTTATCTAGAGTCTAATTGCACCTGGCTTATAACGCAATGCCCTTGGGGATACCCTAATGTCCAGCTGACTCCCGTGTCCATGCCGGTAACCATCGATGCGAGCGGTCTCAATCCCGGCATTTATGTCGATTCCATATTTGTGATGGAAGATATGGGAGAAGTTGGAATCAGAAGACTGGCTGTACCGGTTATTCTTCATGTGACCTCCGGTCCGGATACGGACGATTCCGCCTGGGTGGCTACGGTTCCCGCCATCCCCGGCAACTCGGTAGTGGTGCCGGTCTATTTCAAAAATGTGCAGCCGCTCAGTTCTATTCTGGTGCCCCTCAAATGGAGTTCTTCTCTCATAACAATGGATTCGATAACGTTCGGTGGAACCCGGGTCAACTATGTCGATACCAAAGTCGGCTCGTTTGATAATAACCTCCGGGAATGCAATATTCTGGTGTCGCCTTTCCTGACTCCCGCAATTCCGGCCGGACGAGGATTATTGGCGAAACTGCATTTCACCGTTACCGATTCCATAATCTCGACTTTTGTGTCCATTGATTCATCAAAAACGGTCCAATTCACCGATTCGTCGAGTATTCTAAATCCGACCTTCATTCCCGGCGGGGTGGTAATAGGTATTGATTCCGGATATGTATGCGGACGGGTCATAGACACCGCCGGTAATGAAATTGAGGGTGCCACCGTCGAGCTCTGGAGTCAGTTCCCCGGTGGTTCACTGATGTCATCGCATCTAACCGATATCAACGGCCAGTTTGCCTGCCACTCGTCCGGCATTTATCCTTTCGATGCCTACGCCTATAAGGAAGGATATTATCCCGGGATATTGCGTAATATCGAATATGGCCAGATTGGTTTTGATATTGTTTTAACTCCCGTTCCGCCGGTTACGCCGACGCCGGAATGGGTCAATTTCTATTGCGACAATAATTATTATAATGGTGTTCCTCTGCCTGTCGGATCGGTCGTAGATGCTTATGCTCCTAATGGATCTCATTGCGGAACATATTTCGTATCAATGCCCGGAAGCTACGGTTTCATGCCGGTCTACCGAGATGACCCATACACCATTGAGGCGGACGGGGCCGAACCCGGGGATACCATTTCCTTCTTTATTAATGGGTATCCAGCGGCGGCAAATGGGCCGCGGATATGGACCGAAAAAGGGGCCAGTTTCCAGGTCTGCCTTGATATCTTCCCGGTTCAGACCAAAACTATCGCTCTGAAACAGGGCTGGAACCTGATTTCGTGGAATGTCGATACTCCAAATGATGACATACAGGAATTATTCAAATCTATATCCGGTTGTGTCGAAGTCATTATGGGATTCGAACAGGGCGGGTTCACCTATGATCCGTCGTTGCCCGATTTCTCCACTCTCTGGAACGCCGATCATTTCCACGGCTATTGGGTAAAGATGGATTGCGATACGGTCCTTGAAGTCACCGGCACGCCGGTGGCCGCGACGACGCCGATTCATCTGGAAACCGGTTGGAACCTGGTTTCATATCTGCCCGATGTCGCCGATTCCACGCCTTTTGCTCTCAATTCCGTGATGGAGAATTTGATTGTGGCACTTGGCTTTGACGGCGTCGCTCAGACCTATGATCCGCAACTACCGGCCTATTCGACTTTGACGATGATGCGTCCGGGATTTGGCTACTGGCTCAAAGTGAGCAACAGCGATTTGCTGATTTATCCGGGAGTCGGGCCGAAGGTGATCTTCCCGCAGATGTTAGCGAAAGCCGATCGGGCGATTTCCGAAAACCGGATTTCGCTTTCCAAGGTCTGGATGAATCTCTATTCTTATCAATTGAAACTTGACAACAAGGCTCTTCCTCAGGGCGCCACAGTGACGGCTGTCAGTCGCGATGGCCGAGTTATCGGAGCCGCGACCGTCGGGCGGGCCGGTAAGTTCGGATTTATGCCGGTCTATGGTGATGATCCTTCCACGGCAGAAAAAGAAGGGCCGGCCAAAGGCGAAACTTTCGCCATTATGGTCGACGGCATGGCGACTGGCGAAAGTATCACCTGGACCGAAAACGGAGCCAGACAAGAACTGGTCAATCTGACTGCCAAGAATGGCGAACCGCTTCTGCCGACTGGATTTGCCCTGGGACAGAACTACCCCAACCCCTTCAATCCGGCGACGACAATTTCCTTTAGCCTGCCTTCCGCCGCCCAGGCCACGCTTGAGGTCTTCAACATCCTCGGCAAGAAAGTGGCGACGGTATTTGACGGCATGGCTCAGGCCGGCCAGAATCAAGTAGTCTGGAACGGCACCGGATTTGATGGCCAGCCGGTGGCGTCAGGAATCTATTTCTATCGTCTCAAAACCGCCGGTTTTGAACAGACGAGAAAAATGGTCTTGATGAAGTAG
- a CDS encoding conserved hypothetical protein (Evidence 4 : Unknown function but conserved in other organisms): protein MYPVLRLKSGKESTVLQRHPWIFSGALVDIPDGIPHGSLVRVADNDGHIIGTGTLSNRTTIAVRVFHFGDAVIDSAWIRERVIQAADLRHSLGFGIDDSTTGYRIIYGESDMLPGLVVDRYNDVLVIQISTKGMDLMRDNIVAILADLLRPAAIVERSDLTVRREEGLDDIISICYGKIEDETIFSEYGRKYVADILKGQKTGFYLDQKDLRLLVGKLSENRNILNLFSYSGGFGIAAMASGAKAVKNIDSSEAALALCQRNADLNGICQDHMTMLCADVFQFLSGDPVEEYDMVIIDPPALIKAKGNFDAGRKAHHFLNRAAMRLVKDGGYFVTSSCSSFFNEDDLSVTLRRASVQNNLRLEFRYSVRQSPDHPISFYFPESYYLKSFICQVRK, encoded by the coding sequence ATGTACCCAGTTTTACGGCTGAAGTCCGGCAAAGAAAGCACAGTTTTGCAGCGTCATCCCTGGATATTTTCGGGGGCGCTGGTTGATATTCCCGACGGGATTCCGCATGGTTCGCTGGTTCGTGTGGCGGATAATGACGGCCATATTATCGGAACGGGAACACTCTCGAACCGAACCACCATAGCAGTTAGAGTCTTTCATTTTGGTGATGCCGTAATCGACTCCGCCTGGATACGTGAGAGAGTGATACAGGCTGCGGACCTGCGGCATTCCCTGGGCTTTGGGATTGACGATTCCACCACCGGCTACCGCATCATTTACGGTGAATCGGACATGCTCCCCGGTCTGGTGGTGGATCGGTACAATGATGTCCTCGTGATTCAGATCTCCACCAAGGGGATGGATTTGATGCGGGATAATATAGTGGCAATTCTAGCCGATCTATTGCGGCCGGCGGCGATAGTAGAGCGAAGTGATCTTACGGTCAGGCGGGAAGAAGGGCTGGACGATATCATATCCATATGCTATGGAAAAATCGAAGACGAAACAATTTTCAGTGAATACGGGCGGAAATATGTTGCCGATATTCTTAAAGGTCAGAAGACCGGCTTCTATCTGGATCAAAAAGATCTGCGCCTATTGGTGGGGAAACTCTCGGAAAATCGCAATATCCTGAACCTGTTTTCCTATTCCGGCGGATTCGGCATTGCCGCCATGGCATCGGGGGCGAAGGCGGTGAAAAATATCGACAGCTCCGAAGCGGCTCTGGCTCTTTGTCAAAGAAATGCCGACTTGAACGGTATCTGTCAGGATCATATGACCATGTTGTGCGCCGATGTTTTTCAATTTCTTTCCGGCGACCCCGTCGAGGAGTATGATATGGTCATCATTGACCCGCCGGCCCTGATTAAAGCCAAGGGAAATTTTGATGCCGGGCGCAAAGCCCACCATTTTCTCAATCGGGCCGCTATGCGTCTCGTTAAGGATGGCGGCTACTTCGTGACATCCAGCTGTTCGTCCTTCTTCAACGAGGATGATCTGAGCGTCACCTTGAGGCGCGCTTCGGTGCAAAATAATCTTCGCCTGGAATTCCGTTATTCTGTGCGACAGAGCCCGGATCACCCCATTTCGTTTTATTTCCCGGAATCATATTATTTGAAAAGCTTCATCTGCCAGGTTCGAAAGTAA
- a CDS encoding CBS protein, with translation MKVADILNVKGREVITIESHKSVKQAMERLTQRHVGALPVLKDNRLVGIISERDILRLIHQKGDTAFDMNIGDIMTTNLIVGVLSDDLDRVEALMTNNRFRHLPIMEGPDLAGIISIGDVVKAHVKNLKIENLYLIDYITGKYPG, from the coding sequence ATGAAAGTAGCCGATATTCTCAATGTCAAAGGGCGGGAAGTTATCACTATTGAATCTCACAAAAGTGTGAAACAGGCGATGGAGCGTCTTACTCAGAGACATGTGGGAGCTCTGCCGGTCTTGAAAGACAATAGACTGGTAGGAATAATTTCCGAGCGCGATATTCTCCGGCTGATACATCAAAAGGGCGATACTGCTTTTGATATGAATATCGGCGACATCATGACTACAAATTTGATAGTGGGAGTCCTCAGTGACGATCTGGATCGGGTAGAAGCCCTGATGACCAACAATCGCTTTCGCCACCTTCCCATTATGGAGGGGCCCGACCTGGCCGGAATTATTTCAATCGGCGACGTTGTCAAGGCCCATGTCAAGAATCTGAAAATCGAAAATCTTTATCTCATCGATTATATAACCGGCAAATATCCCGGGTAA
- a CDS encoding Citrate synthase yields MGDKDWKSAITDVSPGKIRIRGYDIDEIMEKLSYAEAVFLVLKGRLPSRAEAEMVRAILVSSLDHGVTAPSILSARNIIAAGNPLNAAVAAGILAIGDAHGGAIEEAARIFQLWSKKKGDPDYLAGQLVEDLKSEKKRMPGFGHLLHKTDPRTIKLFEIAERCGFWGRHVNLCLAVEKVLRKSSGKKLPINIDGAIAAVISDMEFDWRLGKGFFILSRVPGLIAHAYEEMTREKPLHQLGRSDCQYDGPSHKKI; encoded by the coding sequence ATGGGGGACAAGGACTGGAAATCGGCCATAACCGATGTCTCACCGGGAAAGATCCGAATTCGGGGCTATGATATCGATGAAATCATGGAAAAACTGTCCTATGCCGAAGCGGTATTTCTGGTCCTGAAAGGGCGACTGCCGTCGCGGGCCGAAGCGGAAATGGTCCGGGCCATTCTGGTATCTTCGCTCGACCACGGCGTCACAGCGCCATCGATTTTGAGTGCCAGAAATATTATCGCGGCGGGGAATCCGCTCAATGCCGCTGTTGCCGCCGGTATTCTGGCCATCGGTGACGCCCACGGCGGGGCGATTGAGGAAGCGGCTCGGATCTTTCAATTATGGTCTAAGAAAAAGGGTGATCCTGATTACCTTGCCGGGCAACTGGTTGAGGATCTCAAAAGCGAAAAGAAGAGGATGCCCGGCTTCGGGCACCTTCTGCATAAGACCGATCCGCGAACAATTAAATTGTTTGAAATTGCAGAGCGGTGCGGTTTTTGGGGCCGTCATGTTAATCTGTGCCTTGCTGTCGAAAAGGTTCTGAGGAAATCATCGGGCAAGAAACTGCCCATCAACATCGACGGGGCCATCGCCGCGGTGATTTCCGATATGGAGTTCGACTGGCGTCTGGGGAAGGGATTTTTTATTCTTTCGCGCGTTCCCGGGTTGATTGCTCATGCCTATGAGGAGATGACTCGCGAAAAGCCGCTTCATCAGTTGGGCCGGAGTGACTGCCAATACGATGGGCCGTCGCATAAGAAAATCTAA
- a CDS encoding exported hypothetical protein (Evidence 5 : Unknown function) — MKLTKIALFGLAMILLIIILSGGCTQKKAAPPPQYPGWEQYTYKHFIFHYPAGSYWGKKIDEFSDAYERFLTEDCDFLAIEIPKDTIHFYIHNDPEEGQKLTGRTLPYHEGNQIHWDRRTPFGLELARYLIDKMDIRMTDFRVLYDGLATLLDYSGSDYHHLTYSLIEIKQFIPLDSLANNESYARADSLHRNWEAASIVAFITYNFGINRLKMLWQSTATFDKSIKELFGVDIKRFQEGWLRFAEKSFKGIDIKETKLDSTKIPPQSMGTE, encoded by the coding sequence ATGAAATTAACAAAAATAGCCCTTTTCGGCCTGGCGATGATCCTGTTGATAATTATTTTATCGGGAGGATGCACCCAAAAAAAGGCCGCTCCGCCCCCGCAATACCCGGGTTGGGAGCAATATACCTATAAGCATTTTATTTTTCATTATCCGGCCGGATCTTATTGGGGTAAGAAGATCGATGAATTTTCCGATGCGTATGAGCGCTTTCTGACTGAAGATTGCGATTTCTTGGCCATCGAGATCCCCAAGGATACGATCCATTTCTATATTCATAATGATCCCGAGGAAGGACAAAAATTGACCGGCCGGACTCTTCCATACCATGAAGGGAATCAGATTCACTGGGACCGGCGGACACCGTTCGGACTCGAATTGGCCCGCTATCTGATCGATAAAATGGATATCCGGATGACCGATTTCAGAGTTCTTTATGACGGGCTCGCGACACTCCTTGACTACTCCGGAAGCGACTATCATCATCTAACCTACTCCTTAATAGAAATAAAGCAGTTTATTCCTCTCGATTCTCTGGCCAATAATGAAAGTTACGCCCGGGCTGATAGTCTCCACCGCAATTGGGAGGCGGCCTCGATAGTGGCTTTCATTACCTATAATTTTGGTATCAATCGGCTTAAAATGCTCTGGCAATCGACGGCAACTTTCGACAAGTCGATCAAAGAACTGTTCGGCGTGGATATTAAAAGATTTCAGGAAGGGTGGCTGCGCTTCGCAGAAAAGTCGTTTAAGGGAATCGATATTAAAGAGACAAAACTGGATTCGACCAAAATTCCTCCCCAGTCGATGGGGACCGAATAG